CAATAATCCGCCGCGGCCGGCGCCGAAAGCCCTCGCAAGCGCGCTGGAGCAGCTTGCCGCACGCTTCGGCAACCGTCTCATCACGTCGCAGGCCGTCCGCGAGCAGCACGGCCATACCACCACCTGGATCGTCAACCAGCCGCCTGATGGTGTGGTGATGGCGCAGGAGACTGCCGACATCCAGGACGTGGTGCGGATCTGCGCGAAAAACGGCGTACCCGTCATCGCGTTCGGTACCGGCACCTCGCTCGAAGGCCAGGTCAACGCGCCCGCAGGCGGTATCTCGATCGATTTGCGCGATATGAACAAGGTGCTCGCGGTACATGCCGAGGACCTCGACTGCGTGATCCAGCCCGGCGTCACCCGCAAGGCGCTCAATGAGCATCTGCGCGACCAGGGCCTGTTCTTTCCGATCGATCCCGGCGCCGACGCCTCGCTCGGCGGCATGGCCTCGACTCGCGCCTCCGGCACCAACGCGGTGCGTTACGGCACCATGCGCGACAGCGTGCTCGCTTTGAAGGTTGTTCGCGGCGACGGCGAGATCATCACCACAGGCACGCGCGCTAAGAAATCGTCGGCCGGATACGACCTGACGCATCTGTTTGTCGGCGCTGAAGGTACGCTCGGCATCATTTCGGAGTTGACCATTCGACTCCGCGGCATCCCTGACACGATCGCGGCCGGCGCGGTGTCGTTCGAGACCGTGCATGGCGCCTGTCAGGCGGTGATCCTGGCGATCCAGACGGGCATTCCCGTGGCGCGAATCGAACTGCTCAACGCTGCGCAGGTGAAGGCCTGCAACGCCTATTCGAAGCTGACGCTGCCGGAGACGCCGCTCTTGCTGATGGAATTCCACGGCAGCGAGATCGAGGTCGGCGAGCAGTCCAAGGCGTTCGGCGAGATCGCCAGGGAGTGCGGTGGCGGTGATTTCTCCTGGACCACCAAGCCGGAGGACCGCACGAAACTTTGGCAGGCGCGGCACGATGCGTACTGGTCCGTCAAGGCGTTGCGGCCCGGCGACAGCATCGGCGTGGTCGCGACCGACGTGTGCGTGCCGATCTCGCGCCTTGCCGATTGCGTCAGCGAGACCGAGGAAGATCTCAAGCGGCTCAATTTGTTGTCGCCGATCGTCGGTCATGTCGGCGACGGCAATTTCCACTGCTCGCTGGTGTGCGACACCAACGACCCTGCCGAGATGGCGCGCGGCGAGGAGTTCATGCATCGCCTCGTCGAGCGCGCGCAGGCGATGGACGGAACCTGCACCGGCGAGCACGGCATCGGTCAGGGCAAGCAGAAATACCTCAAGGCCGAGCTTGGTCCCGAGGCGCTGGATGCGATGCGTGCGCTGAAAAAGGCGCTCGATCCGCAAAACATCTTCAACCCCGGCAAGATCGTGCCTGAGGCGTAGCCGGCGGCGTCGCGGTCGCGGAACTTTCCGCGGCCGTGCCGGTTCCAATTTTCGATGCCTCAATGGCGCGGCTTCTCTCGGGAGGATGCGATGTTGCGACCGAGTGCTGGAATCGCCGTGATGGTGCTCGCCTGCATGTTGGCGGGTGCTGCTCTTGGCAAAGGTGGACACGGTGGCGGCGGTCACGGTGGCGGGCACGGCGGTGGTCATCACGGTGGCGGGCATGGCGGTGGCCATCATGGTGGCGGGCATGGCGGTGGGCATGCGCATGGCGGCGGGCATCATGGCGGGCCTCGCTTTGCGGTCGGCGCTCGACATGGCGGTCCGAACTTCGGTCAGATCCGCAATGCGGCCGTCCGCCCGGCGAATTTCCGCAACGCGCTCAATCCGCGTTCCAGTGCCTTCCGCAACGGTCGCCTGATCAGCAATCCCGCGGCGCGCGCCCAGATCGCAGCGGCGGCAGCACTCGCCGGCTGGCATGGTGCGAGCAGCGGATGGTGGCAACATGCAGGAGGCGGTTACGGCTGGGTCGGACCGCTATTCTGGCCGTTCGCCTACAATGACCTCTACGACTACACGATCTGGGGCGACGGGCTCGGCTTCTGGGGCTACGGCTTTCAGGACATCTATGCCGGCCTGTTCGGGCCCTATGGCTATGATGGTTTGTCGGCCTATCTGCCGCCGCGACCGCAGGGACGTCGGCAAGCGCGCGGCGTTGCGCTGGATCAGCTTTGCGGCAGTGATCGCCGCGAGATCGTCGGTCTGCCGATCGACCAGATTGCCGCCGCGGTGCAGCCGACCGACGCGCAGGGTGCAAGCCTCGACGAACTCGGCAATGCCTCGACCGATGCGGCCGGGATGATCCGCGCTTCCTGTCCGACGCAAGTCGCGGCGACGGCGCCCGGCCGGCTGGCGGCGATGCAGCTGCGCATCGAGGCGATGGAGAAGGCCGTCGATCTCGTTCAACCGGCCCTCGATAAATTCTATGACTCACTCACCGACGAGCAGAAGGCGCGCTTCAATGCGCTGGCCGACGACCAGCGGCGCGCGACGGCTTCGGGCAACGCCGGGGCGTCGCTGGTCCAGAACTGCGGTGCGCCCGCTGCGCTCGACTGGCCCGGCGCCGACATCGAGGCGAGGCTTCGTCCCGACGATACCCAGCGCGCAGCGCTGCAAGTGCTTCAGGATACCAGCGCCAAGGTCGGCGCATCGCTGAAGGCGGCGTGTCAGCCGGGCGACGTAATGACGCCGCCGGCGCGCATGGCCGCGGTCCGCAAGCGGCTCGATGTCATGCTCGACGGCGTCAAGTCGGTTCGCGCGGCGCTGGAGGATTTCTACGGCACGCTGAGCGACGAGCAGAAGGCGCAGTTCGAGGCCATTGGACCGCGTCGAACATCCTGAATGCGCCCAGCGAAAGATCGTGACGTAAAAATCGTCTCGCCGATCTCGATTGGTCTCTCTATGCTGAGTTGAGCCTGAAGCGCGGCAGATCGGCGGCCGGAAGACCGCGGGTGGTGGGCGATGAAGTGGTTCGCGAAGCGGAAGGCGGCGGACATCTGGGATGAAGCGATCGAATGGCCGCTCGGCGACATCGAGGCCGCCGCGCGAATCCGGGCCATCTGTGACGCCGCGGCCCAGAGCGCCGCCGGACGTGCCCGAAACGACAAGCACGACAGTGCGCGCTATGAGCGTGCGGCAAAAGTCGCGATGGAGATCGCGATGAAGATCTCCGACAGCCTGATGCGCGACGACGCGGTGCGTCGCATCGTCGATCTCTGCATGATGGCGAACGACCTCAAGACCGCGCAGATCCTGTTCCGCGCGATCCATGCCAGCTGGATCCGCGAAACGGCGCAGCGGGATCATCCGGCGCTGGTTCAGTAACGGCGGTTACTTCGCCAGCCGGTGTACGGCCTCGTCCACGCTGTGGAAGACGTGCTCCTTCGGCAGGACATCGAACAATTCGAAGCGCTCGAACGCGTCCTGCGCGCGTACCGATTCCAGCCGAGCCAGCGCGACCGTGATGCCTTGTGCGTTACATACCTTGAAGACCTCGAGCAGTATCTGCGC
The genomic region above belongs to Bradyrhizobium sp. CCBAU 53338 and contains:
- a CDS encoding FAD-binding oxidoreductase, giving the protein MGTTITNNPPRPAPKALASALEQLAARFGNRLITSQAVREQHGHTTTWIVNQPPDGVVMAQETADIQDVVRICAKNGVPVIAFGTGTSLEGQVNAPAGGISIDLRDMNKVLAVHAEDLDCVIQPGVTRKALNEHLRDQGLFFPIDPGADASLGGMASTRASGTNAVRYGTMRDSVLALKVVRGDGEIITTGTRAKKSSAGYDLTHLFVGAEGTLGIISELTIRLRGIPDTIAAGAVSFETVHGACQAVILAIQTGIPVARIELLNAAQVKACNAYSKLTLPETPLLLMEFHGSEIEVGEQSKAFGEIARECGGGDFSWTTKPEDRTKLWQARHDAYWSVKALRPGDSIGVVATDVCVPISRLADCVSETEEDLKRLNLLSPIVGHVGDGNFHCSLVCDTNDPAEMARGEEFMHRLVERAQAMDGTCTGEHGIGQGKQKYLKAELGPEALDAMRALKKALDPQNIFNPGKIVPEA
- a CDS encoding Spy/CpxP family protein refolding chaperone, which gives rise to MLRPSAGIAVMVLACMLAGAALGKGGHGGGGHGGGHGGGHHGGGHGGGHHGGGHGGGHAHGGGHHGGPRFAVGARHGGPNFGQIRNAAVRPANFRNALNPRSSAFRNGRLISNPAARAQIAAAAALAGWHGASSGWWQHAGGGYGWVGPLFWPFAYNDLYDYTIWGDGLGFWGYGFQDIYAGLFGPYGYDGLSAYLPPRPQGRRQARGVALDQLCGSDRREIVGLPIDQIAAAVQPTDAQGASLDELGNASTDAAGMIRASCPTQVAATAPGRLAAMQLRIEAMEKAVDLVQPALDKFYDSLTDEQKARFNALADDQRRATASGNAGASLVQNCGAPAALDWPGADIEARLRPDDTQRAALQVLQDTSAKVGASLKAACQPGDVMTPPARMAAVRKRLDVMLDGVKSVRAALEDFYGTLSDEQKAQFEAIGPRRTS